The following coding sequences lie in one Hippopotamus amphibius kiboko isolate mHipAmp2 chromosome 17, mHipAmp2.hap2, whole genome shotgun sequence genomic window:
- the COPZ2 gene encoding coatomer subunit zeta-2 isoform X3, which produces MQRPEAWPRPHPGEGAAAAPAGGPAPPARAGEPAGLRLQEPSLYTIKAVFILDNDGHRLLAKYYDDTFPSMKEQMAFEKNVFNKTSRTDSEIAFFGGMTIVYKSSTDLFLYVVGSSYENELMLMCVLTCLFESLNHVLRKNVEKRWLLENMDGAFLVLDEIVDGGGTCLVAQWLRIRPPMQGTWVQSLVLEDPTCHGAAKPLHHNY; this is translated from the exons ATGCAGCGGCCGGAGGCCTGGCCACGTCCGCACCCGGGGGAGGGGGCCGCGGCCGCCCCGGCCGGGGGCCCGGCGCCGCCCGCCCGAGCCGGGGAGCCCGCGGGGCTGCGG TTGCAGGAACCTTCCCTCTACACCATCAAGGCTGTCTTCATCCTAGATAATGACGGACACCGTCTGCTGGCCAAG tATTATGATGACACATTCCCCTCCATGAAGGAGCAGATGGCCTTCGAGAAAAATGTCTTCAACAAGACCAGCCGGACTGACA GTGAGATTGCATTTTTCGGGGGCATGACCATCGTCTACAAGAGCAGCACTGACCTCTTCCTGTACGTGGTGGGCTCATCCTACGAGAATGAG CTGATGCTCATGTGTGTTCTTACCTGCCTGTTTGAGTCCCTGAACCATGTGTTAAG GAAGAACGTGGAGAAGCGCTGGTTGCTGGAAAACATGGACGGAGCCTTCCTGGTGCTGGACGAGATTGTGGATGGCgg agggacttgcctggtggcacagtggttacgaatccgcccgccaatgcaggggacgtgggttcaatccctggtcctggaagatcccacgtgccatggagcagctaagcccttgcaccacaactactga
- the COPZ2 gene encoding coatomer subunit zeta-2 isoform X1 — translation MQRPEAWPRPHPGEGAAAAPAGGPAPPARAGEPAGLRLQEPSLYTIKAVFILDNDGHRLLAKYYDDTFPSMKEQMAFEKNVFNKTSRTDSEIAFFGGMTIVYKSSTDLFLYVVGSSYENELMLMCVLTCLFESLNHVLRKNVEKRWLLENMDGAFLVLDEIVDGGVILESDPQQVIQKVNFRADDSGLTEHSVAQRDLPGGTVVTNPPANAGDVGSIPGPGRSHVPWSS, via the exons ATGCAGCGGCCGGAGGCCTGGCCACGTCCGCACCCGGGGGAGGGGGCCGCGGCCGCCCCGGCCGGGGGCCCGGCGCCGCCCGCCCGAGCCGGGGAGCCCGCGGGGCTGCGG TTGCAGGAACCTTCCCTCTACACCATCAAGGCTGTCTTCATCCTAGATAATGACGGACACCGTCTGCTGGCCAAG tATTATGATGACACATTCCCCTCCATGAAGGAGCAGATGGCCTTCGAGAAAAATGTCTTCAACAAGACCAGCCGGACTGACA GTGAGATTGCATTTTTCGGGGGCATGACCATCGTCTACAAGAGCAGCACTGACCTCTTCCTGTACGTGGTGGGCTCATCCTACGAGAATGAG CTGATGCTCATGTGTGTTCTTACCTGCCTGTTTGAGTCCCTGAACCATGTGTTAAG GAAGAACGTGGAGAAGCGCTGGTTGCTGGAAAACATGGACGGAGCCTTCCTGGTGCTGGACGAGATTGTGGATGGCgg TGTAATTCTGGAGAGCGACCCCCAGCAAGTGATCCAGAAAGTGAATTTTAGG GCAGATGACAGCGGCTTGACTGAACACAGTGTGGCCCAG agggacttgcctggtggcacagtggttacgaatccgcccgccaatgcaggggacgtgggttcaatccctggtcctggaagatcccacgtgccatggagcagctaa
- the COPZ2 gene encoding coatomer subunit zeta-2 isoform X4, giving the protein MQRPEAWPRPHPGEGAAAAPAGGPAPPARAGEPAGLRLQEPSLYTIKAVFILDNDGHRLLAKYYDDTFPSMKEQMAFEKNVFNKTSRTDSEIAFFGGMTIVYKSSTDLFLYVVGSSYENELMLMCVLTCLFESLNHVLRKNVEKRWLLENMDGAFLVLDEIVDGGFFSLPRNKLSGRY; this is encoded by the exons ATGCAGCGGCCGGAGGCCTGGCCACGTCCGCACCCGGGGGAGGGGGCCGCGGCCGCCCCGGCCGGGGGCCCGGCGCCGCCCGCCCGAGCCGGGGAGCCCGCGGGGCTGCGG TTGCAGGAACCTTCCCTCTACACCATCAAGGCTGTCTTCATCCTAGATAATGACGGACACCGTCTGCTGGCCAAG tATTATGATGACACATTCCCCTCCATGAAGGAGCAGATGGCCTTCGAGAAAAATGTCTTCAACAAGACCAGCCGGACTGACA GTGAGATTGCATTTTTCGGGGGCATGACCATCGTCTACAAGAGCAGCACTGACCTCTTCCTGTACGTGGTGGGCTCATCCTACGAGAATGAG CTGATGCTCATGTGTGTTCTTACCTGCCTGTTTGAGTCCCTGAACCATGTGTTAAG GAAGAACGTGGAGAAGCGCTGGTTGCTGGAAAACATGGACGGAGCCTTCCTGGTGCTGGACGAGATTGTGGATGGCgg GTTCTTCAGTCTGCCAAGGAACAAATTAAGTGGTCGTTACTGA
- the COPZ2 gene encoding coatomer subunit zeta-2 isoform X2 — MQRPEAWPRPHPGEGAAAAPAGGPAPPARAGEPAGLRLQEPSLYTIKAVFILDNDGHRLLAKYYDDTFPSMKEQMAFEKNVFNKTSRTDSEIAFFGGMTIVYKSSTDLFLYVVGSSYENELMLMCVLTCLFESLNHVLRKNVEKRWLLENMDGAFLVLDEIVDGGVILESDPQQVIQKVNFRADDSGLTEHSVAQVLQSAKEQIKWSLLK; from the exons ATGCAGCGGCCGGAGGCCTGGCCACGTCCGCACCCGGGGGAGGGGGCCGCGGCCGCCCCGGCCGGGGGCCCGGCGCCGCCCGCCCGAGCCGGGGAGCCCGCGGGGCTGCGG TTGCAGGAACCTTCCCTCTACACCATCAAGGCTGTCTTCATCCTAGATAATGACGGACACCGTCTGCTGGCCAAG tATTATGATGACACATTCCCCTCCATGAAGGAGCAGATGGCCTTCGAGAAAAATGTCTTCAACAAGACCAGCCGGACTGACA GTGAGATTGCATTTTTCGGGGGCATGACCATCGTCTACAAGAGCAGCACTGACCTCTTCCTGTACGTGGTGGGCTCATCCTACGAGAATGAG CTGATGCTCATGTGTGTTCTTACCTGCCTGTTTGAGTCCCTGAACCATGTGTTAAG GAAGAACGTGGAGAAGCGCTGGTTGCTGGAAAACATGGACGGAGCCTTCCTGGTGCTGGACGAGATTGTGGATGGCgg TGTAATTCTGGAGAGCGACCCCCAGCAAGTGATCCAGAAAGTGAATTTTAGG GCAGATGACAGCGGCTTGACTGAACACAGTGTGGCCCAG GTTCTTCAGTCTGCCAAGGAACAAATTAAGTGGTCGTTACTGAAGTGA